One Vitis riparia cultivar Riparia Gloire de Montpellier isolate 1030 chromosome 4, EGFV_Vit.rip_1.0, whole genome shotgun sequence genomic window carries:
- the LOC117913377 gene encoding ATP synthase subunit b', chloroplastic, protein MANMIMASTKTLITSSPSLPPTTTTTPTPRPKFHLPHISLPRLPKLLSLKSAALIAATTTTSLSLAPLPSMAEEIEKAALFEFNLTLPIMMAQFLLLMVALDKIYYSPLGKFMDERNAAIKEKLNSVKDTSGEVKQLEEQAAAVMKAVRAEISAALNQMKKETAAEVEMKLAEGRKKVEAELQEALAVLEKQKEDTIKALDSQIAALSQQIVNKVLPL, encoded by the coding sequence ATGGCTAACATGATCATGGCTTCCACCAAAACCCTAATCACCTCCtccccctccctccctcccaccaccaccaccacccccacccccaGACCCAAATTCCACCTTCCCCACATCTCTCTCCCCCGACTCCCCAAACTCCTCTCCCTCAAATCCGCCGCCCTCATCGCCgctaccaccaccacctcccTCTCTCTCGCTCCACTTCCCTCCATGGCAGAAGAGATCGAGAAGGCCGCCCTCTTCGAATTCAACCTCACCCTTCCCATCATGATGGCCCAGTTCCTCCTCCTCATGGTCGCACTCGACAAGATCTACTACTCTCCCCTCGGCAAATTCATGGACGAAAGAAACGCCGCTATCAAGGAAAAGCTCAACAGCGTGAAGGACACTTCCGGCGAAGTGAAGCAGCTGGAGGAGCAGGCTGCGGCTGTGATGAAGGCGGTGAGGGCGGAGATATCGGCGGCCCTCAACCAGATGAAGAAGGAGACGGCGGCGGAAGTAGAGATGAAGCTGGCGGAGGGAAGGAAGAAGGTGGAAGCGGAGCTGCAAGAGGCTTTGGCCGTTTTGGAGAAGCAGAAGGAGGACACCATCAAGGCTCTTGATTCTCAGATCGCTGCTCTGAGTCAGCAAATTGTGAACAAGGTCCTTcctctctga